In one Deinococcus sedimenti genomic region, the following are encoded:
- the prfB gene encoding peptide chain release factor 2 (programmed frameshift) — MQELLEKLASLREYLDIPGKTRRLNELDRELSDPELWNDSGRARKVTQEAGTLRRVVEGYQTLNSDAQGLSEMLEMADADEREMLMEEQTSIEKRVDELYKETLFTMKHADTAAIVRVKSGAGGTESMDWAGMLTRMFMRWAERRGYKVDLIDQVDGDQAGVISSEFIIRGEKAFGMMLPEHGVHRLVRVSPFDSNNRRHTSFASVDVVPEVPEEEINIHIPDSDLRRDVFRSQGAGGQGVNTTDSAVRLTHLPTGIAVASQQTRSQIKNHEIALQILKQRLYDIEMRKREEEEAKARGEQKKIEWGSQIRSYVLDKQYIKDHRTGVMKHNPDDVLDGDLEDLQWAGLEWMAGKRVAEENSDDE; from the exons ATGCAGGAACTGCTGGAAAAACTCGCGTCGCTCCGGGAGTACCTT GACATTCCCGGAAAAACACGCCGCCTGAACGAACTGGACCGTGAACTGAGCGACCCGGAACTCTGGAACGACTCCGGCCGCGCCCGCAAGGTCACGCAGGAGGCCGGAACGCTCCGCCGTGTGGTGGAGGGGTACCAGACCCTGAACTCGGACGCGCAGGGCCTCAGCGAGATGCTGGAGATGGCCGACGCCGACGAGCGCGAGATGCTCATGGAGGAGCAGACGTCCATCGAGAAGCGCGTGGACGAGCTGTACAAGGAGACGCTGTTCACCATGAAGCACGCCGACACGGCGGCGATCGTGCGCGTGAAGAGCGGTGCGGGCGGCACCGAGAGCATGGACTGGGCCGGGATGCTCACGCGGATGTTCATGCGCTGGGCCGAGCGGCGCGGCTACAAGGTCGATCTGATCGATCAGGTGGACGGCGATCAGGCGGGCGTGATCAGCAGCGAGTTCATCATCCGCGGCGAGAAGGCCTTCGGGATGATGCTGCCCGAGCACGGCGTGCACCGCCTCGTGCGCGTGTCGCCGTTCGACAGCAACAACCGCCGCCACACGTCCTTCGCGTCGGTGGACGTCGTGCCGGAGGTGCCGGAGGAGGAGATCAACATCCACATTCCGGACAGCGACCTGCGCCGCGACGTGTTCCGCTCGCAGGGTGCGGGGGGGCAGGGCGTGAACACGACCGACTCCGCCGTGCGCCTCACTCACCTGCCGACGGGGATCGCGGTGGCGTCGCAGCAGACGCGGTCGCAGATCAAGAACCACGAGATCGCTCTGCAGATCCTCAAGCAGCGCCTCTACGACATCGAGATGCGCAAGCGCGAGGAAGAGGAAGCCAAGGCGCGTGGCGAGCAGAAGAAGATCGAGTGGGGCAGCCAGATCCGCTCGTACGTGCTCGACAAGCAGTACATCAAGGACCACCGCACGGGCGTCATGAAACACAACCCGGACGACGTGCTCGACGGGGACCTCGAGGACCTGCAGTGGGCGGGTCTGGAATGGATGGCCGGGAAGCGCGTCGCGGAGGAAAACAGCGACGACGAGTAA
- a CDS encoding serine/threonine-protein kinase yields MTEPSAITGYTLHRILGRGNTSLVRLATNSQGQLVAVKIPHPETLAVQDAAERFGNEVRLTLQLRHPHLVRAYGGTPFGPHAFLAVTYYPKGALNEQLADLPDRTLPLKQALRLLADVASALTYLHHQGAVHQDVKTQNVYVTEEGRAALGDLGNTYFVAQGGKTSGSPFYMAPEVYQGELTSSASDVYSLGVMMYELLGGDRPFNGNSYEELMVAHMTRFAPSLTLVNPLVPRAVGRLAELALAKRPGDRPSADQIRRALLSALGEVPEDEVYEEDLKPEAEVARPMGRHAPAQVRAAAPPVNTEPAEEPEKSGRWNPFRRRK; encoded by the coding sequence ATGACCGAACCGAGCGCCATCACCGGGTACACCCTGCACCGCATACTCGGGCGCGGGAACACCTCGCTGGTGCGCCTGGCCACGAACAGCCAGGGACAACTGGTGGCCGTGAAGATCCCCCACCCGGAAACGCTGGCCGTGCAGGACGCCGCGGAACGCTTCGGGAACGAGGTCCGCCTGACGTTGCAGCTGCGCCACCCACATCTGGTGCGCGCGTATGGGGGCACGCCGTTCGGTCCGCATGCCTTCCTGGCCGTCACGTACTACCCGAAAGGCGCCCTGAATGAACAGCTGGCCGACCTGCCGGACCGGACCCTGCCGCTGAAGCAGGCGCTGCGGCTGCTGGCGGATGTCGCGTCGGCCCTGACGTACCTGCATCATCAGGGCGCGGTTCATCAGGACGTGAAGACCCAGAACGTGTACGTCACGGAGGAGGGCCGCGCGGCCCTGGGGGATCTGGGGAACACGTACTTCGTGGCGCAGGGGGGCAAAACCAGCGGCAGTCCGTTCTACATGGCACCCGAGGTCTACCAGGGAGAACTGACGAGCAGCGCCAGCGACGTGTACAGCCTGGGCGTGATGATGTACGAGCTGCTGGGAGGAGACCGGCCGTTCAACGGCAACAGCTACGAGGAGCTGATGGTGGCGCACATGACCCGCTTCGCCCCCTCGCTGACCCTGGTCAACCCCCTGGTGCCGCGCGCGGTCGGCCGCCTGGCAGAGCTGGCGCTGGCCAAACGCCCTGGCGACCGGCCCAGTGCCGATCAGATCCGCCGGGCGCTGCTCAGCGCCCTGGGTGAGGTGCCGGAGGACGAGGTGTACGAGGAGGACCTGAAGCCGGAAGCGGAGGTCGCGCGGCCCATGGGACGTCACGCACCCGCTCAGGTCCGTGCGGCCGCCCCTCCGGTGAACACTGAACCAGCCGAAGAGCCGGAAAAGAGCGGCCGCTGGAACCCATTCCGACGCCGCAAATAA